A genome region from Thermomonospora amylolytica includes the following:
- a CDS encoding FmdB family zinc ribbon protein: MPTYQYVCTDCGEPLEVVQKFSDDALTECPACSGRLRKVFSAAGIIFKGSGFYRTDSRGGSGKSTAASTTSSSSSSSGSGSDSSSTSSSTSSSSDSKVA, from the coding sequence GTGCCGACGTACCAGTACGTTTGCACCGATTGCGGCGAGCCCCTTGAGGTCGTGCAGAAGTTCAGCGACGACGCGCTGACCGAGTGCCCGGCGTGCAGCGGCCGGCTGCGCAAGGTCTTCTCCGCGGCCGGGATCATCTTCAAGGGCAGCGGCTTCTACCGCACCGACAGCCGGGGCGGGAGCGGCAAGTCCACCGCCGCCTCCACCACGTCGTCCTCGTCGTCCTCGTCGGGCAGCGGCTCGGACTCCTCCTCGACTTCGTCCAGCACGTCGAGCAGCAGCGACTCCAAGGTCGCCTGA